In the Engystomops pustulosus chromosome 2, aEngPut4.maternal, whole genome shotgun sequence genome, one interval contains:
- the LOC140116402 gene encoding histone H1A-like, with protein sequence MAETAPAAAAPPAAEPAAKAKKQPKKAAAAKKSAKKPSGPSVSELIIKAVSASKERSGVSLAALKKALAAGGYDVDKNNGRLKLAIKAQVTKGTLLQVKGSGASGSFKLNKKQLDTKDKAAKKKPAAAKPKKPAAASAKKAPKSPKKPKKAPSAAKSPKKAKKPAAAAAKSPKKAAKKPKAAPKPKKVTKSPAKKAAKPKAAAAKSPAKKKAATKAKKPAAKK encoded by the coding sequence ATGGCAGAAACCGCGCCCGCCGCCGCAGCTCCCCCTGCCGCCGAACCGGCCGCCAAGGCCAAGAAGCAGCCCAAGAAGGCCGCTGCCGCCAAGAAGAGCGCCAAGAAGCCCTCCGGCCCCAGCGTCTCCGAGCTCATCATCAAAGCCGTGTCCGCCTCCAAGGAGCGCAGCGGGGTGTCCCTGGCCGCCCTCAAGAAGGCCCTGGCTGCCGGCGGCTACGACGTCGACAAGAACAACGGCCGCCTCAAGCTGGCCATCAAGGCGCAGGTCACCAAGGGCACCCTGCTCCAGGTCAAAGGCAGCGGCGCCTCCGGCTCCTTCAAGCTCAACAAGAAGCAGCTCGACACCAAGGACAAGGCGGCCAAGAAGAAGCCCGCAGCGGCCAAGCCCAAGAAGCCGGCCGCCGCCAGCGCCAAGAAAGCGCCCAAGTCTCCTAAGAAGCCCAAGAAGGCTCCCAGCGCCGCCAAGAGCCCCAAAAAGGCCAAGAAGCCTGCAGCAGCGGCGGCCAAGAGCCCCAAGAAAGCGGCCAAGAAGCCCAAGGCCGCCCCGAAGCCCAAGAAAGTCAccaagagcccggctaagaaggcggccaagcccaaagctgctgccgccaagagcccggctaagaagAAGGCCGCTACTAAAGCCAAGAAGCCCGCGGCCAAGAAGTAA
- the LOC140116403 gene encoding histone H3 produces the protein MARTKQTARKSTGGKAPRKQLATKAARKSAPATGGVKKPHRYRPGTVALREIRRYQKSTELLIRKLPFQRLVREIAQDFKTDLRFQSSAVMALQEASEAYLVGLFEDTNLCAIHAKRVTIMPKDIQLARRIRGERA, from the coding sequence ATGGCCAGAACCAAGCAGACCGCCCGCAAGTCCACCGGAGGCAAAGCGCCCCGCAAGCAGCTGGCTACCAAGGCCGCCAGGAAGAGCGCGCCCGCCACCGGCGGAGTCAAGAAGCCTCACCGCTACCGCCCCGGCACCGTGGCTCTCCGCGAGATCCGCCGTTACCAGAAGTCCACCGAGCTGCTCATCAGGAAGCTGCCCTTCCAGCGCCTGGTCAGAGAGATCGCTCAGGACTTCAAGACCGACCTGCGCTTCCAGAGCTCTGCAGTCATGGCGCTGCAGGAGGCCAGCGAGGCCTATCTGGTCGGCCTCTTCGAGGACACTAACCTGTGCGCCATCCACGCCAAGAGAGTCACCATCATGCCCAAAGACATCCAGCTGGCCCGCAGGATCCGCGGCGAGAGGGCCTAA
- the LOC140116404 gene encoding histone H4, which produces MSGRGKGGKGLGKGGAKRHRKVLRDNIQGITKPAIRRLARRGGVKRISGLIYEETRGVLKVFLENVIRDAVTYTEHAKRKTVTAMDVVYALKRQGRTLYGFGG; this is translated from the coding sequence ATGTCTGGACGCGGCAAAGGAGGAAAGGGTCTTGGAAAAGGAGGCgccaagaggcacaggaaggtgCTGCGTGATAACATCCAGGGAATCACCAAGCCCGCCATCCGCCGCCTGGCTCGCAGAGGAGGAGTCAAGCGTATCTCCGGCCTCATCTACGAGGAGACCCGCGGCGTCCTCAAGGTGTTCCTGGAGAACGTCATCCGTGACGCCGTCACCTACACCGAGCACGCCAAGAGGAAGACCGTCACCGCCATGGACGTGGTGTACGCGCTCAAGCGCCAGGGCCGCACTCTCTACGGCTTCGGAGGTTAA
- the LOC140116405 gene encoding histone H1A-like — translation MAETAPAAAAPPAAEPAAKAKKQPKKAAAAKKSAKKPSGPSVSELIIKAVSASKERSGVSLAALKKALAAGGYDVDKNNSRLKLAIKAQVTKGTLLQVKGSGASGSFKLNKKQLDTKDKAAKKKPAAAKPKKPAAASAKKAPKSPKKPKKAPSAAKSPKKAKKPAAAAAKSPKKAAKKPKAAPKPKKVTKSPAKKAAKPKAAAAKSPAKKKAATKAKKPAAKK, via the coding sequence ATGGCAGAAACCGCGCCCGCCGCCGCAGCTCCCCCTGCCGCCGAACCGGCCGCCAAGGCCAAGAAGCAGCCCAAGAAGGCCGCTGCCGCCAAGAAGAGCGCCAAGAAGCCCTCCGGCCCCAGCGTCTCCGAGCTCATCATCAAAGCCGTGTCCGCCTCCAAGGAGCGCAGCGGGGTGTCCCTGGCCGCCCTCAAGAAGGCCCTGGCTGCCGGCGGCTACGACGTCGACAAGAATAACAGCCGCCTCAAGCTGGCCATCAAGGCGCAGGTCACCAAGGGCACCCTGCTCCAGGTCAAAGGCAGCGGCGCCTCCGGCTCCTTCAAGCTCAACAAGAAGCAGCTCGACACCAAGGACAAGGCGGCCAAGAAGAAGCCCGCAGCGGCCAAGCCCAAGAAGCCGGCCGCCGCCAGCGCCAAGAAAGCGCCCAAGTCTCCTAAGAAGCCCAAGAAGGCTCCCAGCGCCGCCAAGAGCCCCAAAAAGGCCAAGAAGCCTGCAGCAGCGGCGGCCAAGAGCCCCAAGAAAGCGGCCAAGAAGCCCAAGGCCGCCCCGAAGCCCAAGAAAGTCAccaagagcccggctaagaaggcggccaagcccaaagctgctgccgccaagagcccggctaagaagAAGGCCGCTACTAAAGCCAAGAAGCCCGCGGCCAAGAAGTAA
- the LOC140117201 gene encoding histone H2A type 1-like: MSGRGKQGGKVRAKAKTRSSRAGLQFPVGRVHRLLRKGNYAERVGAGAPVYLAAVLEYLTAEILELAGNAARDNKKTRIIPRHLQLAVRNDEELNKLLGGVTIAQGGVLPNIQAVLLPKKTESSKPAKSK, encoded by the coding sequence ATGTCTGGACGTGGCAAACAAGGAGGAAAGGTCCGCGCTAAGGCCAAGACCCGCTCATCCCGGGCCGGCCTGCAGTTCCCCGTCGGTCGTGTGCACAGGCTCCTCCGCAAGGGCAACTACGCCGAGAGAGTCGGGGCCGGCGCTCCCGTCTACCTGGCCGCCGTGCTCGAGTACCTCACCGCTGAGATCCTCGAGCTGGCCGGCAACGCCGCCCGGGACAACAAGAAGACCCGCATCATCCCCCGCCACCTGCAGCTGGCCGTGCGCAACGACGAGGAGCTCAACAAGCTGCTGGGAGGAGTCACCATCGCCCAGGGAGGCGTCCTGCCCAACATCCAGGCCGTGCTGCTGCCCAAGAAGACCGAGAGCAGCAAGCCCGCCAAGAGCAAGTGA
- the LOC140116406 gene encoding histone H2B type 1-O-like, protein MPDPAKSAPAPKKGSKKAVTKAQKKDGKKRRKTRKESYAIYVYKVLKQVHPDTGISSKAMGIMNSFVNDIFERIAGEASRLAHYNKRSTITSREIQTAVRLLLPGELAKHAVSEGTKAVTKYTSAK, encoded by the coding sequence ATGCCTGATCCCGCCAAGTCCGCGCCAGCGCCCAAGAAGGGCTCCAAGAAAGCCGTCACCAAGGCCCAGAAGAAGGACGGCAAGAAGCGTAGGAAGACCAGGAAGGAGAGTTACGCCATCTACGTCTACAAGGTGCTCAAGCAGGTGCACCCCGACACCGGCATCTCCTCCAAGGCCATGGGCATCATGAACTCCTTCGTCAACGACATCTTCGAGCGCATCGCAGGGGAAGCCTCCCGCCTGGCTCACTACAACAAGCGCTCCACCATCACCTCCCGGGAGATCCAGACCGCCGTCCGCCTGCTGCTGCCCGGAGAGCTGGCCAAGCACGCCGTGTCCGAGGGCACCAAGGCCGTCACCAAGTACACCAGCGCCAAGTAA